DNA sequence from the Sphingomonas taxi genome:
TCGGGCTTGCCGAGCCCCTCGATCGTGGTGATCTCGTCGCCGTCGTGCATCACCGCGAGGGTCAGGCACGAGTTGATCCGGCGGCCGTCGACCAGCACGGTGCAGGCACCGCATTGGCCGTGATCGCAGCCCTTCTTGGTGCCGGTCAGCTTCCAATGCTCGCGCAGCGCGTCAAGCAGGGTGGTGCGGGTGTCGAGGTCGAGCTTGCTGGTGCGGCCGTTGACCTTGAGCGTCACCGGCACCGTCGGCACCGGCGCGCGATCCTGCATCTGCGGCGTCGCCGCTTCGGCCGGCAGCGCGGTCGCGGCAACACCGACGGTCCCGACCGCGATTACCCCGCGGCGGGACATCTGAAAATCATTCTGGCGCATAGGGGCCCCCGTGATGCTGTCGAGCGCCGGGACCTCTATGATCCCGATCGTCCGTCGGCTCCGGTGGGGCTTATCCTGCCTTATCCAACCAAAGCAAACGCTTGGGGAGAGTACGCGGCAGGATAGGTCCGGGTTCCACCTAACGCAGGCGAAACCCGGACTTTCGCATCAGAAACCGATGTGCGCGCCGGCCGAGAGGACGACGGCATGCGCGTCCTGCAACGTGCCGTTGGTGAGCACCGGCGTCTGTACCAGCGTACCGGCATAAGCCGCGGTACGGCGATCGATCGTCGTGTCGGAGAAGTCGACGTAGTTCGCCGCGAGATCGATGCCGATCTTCGGCGTCAGCTGGAAGGTGCCACCGGCGCCATAGTTCCAGCGGTTCGCGTCGGGCACGCGTGCGTCGCGCAGGCCGTCCTGCGTCGGCGTCGTCGCCCGCTGCACACCGGCGCGGAGCGTCAGCTTCGGCGAAACGGCATAATCAACGCCGCCGGCGAGGCTGTAGCTGTCACGATAATTCTCGGGCAGTGCGGTGTTGAGCGGCGCGCCGAGGCGGATCGCGTCGAACTTGCTCCAATTGTAGCGGACTGCCTGGCCGTTCAGCGTCAGCTGCGGCGTGGCGCGGATGCGCGCGCCGACGATGACCTGCGCCGGCGTGTAGAAGCTCGCCTCGACATCGTTGACGGTGCGGTTCTGCGTGGCGAGCGGGCCGACGAGGCCCTCGACCAGCAGGTCGCCCTTCAGCGTATGTTCGATGCGCGACTTGTAGCTGACGCCGACGGTCGCCCAATCGTTGTGCATCTGCATGCCGGCGGTCCAGCCGAGATCCCAGCCGTCACCTTCCAGCTTCTGGCGGCCGTCGGCAGCGGTGGTGAGGTTGGGCAGGTTGTTGCCGAGGCTGGCATAGACGTGCTCGACGTTGGCGGCACCGCCGACGCGCAGCCAGTCGGTCAGCGCGATGGCGATCGACGGCTGGATGTCGATCGTCTGCAGCTTGGTGCGGGTCGCGCTGTAGCGGGTCCAGCTCGTCGAATCGTAATCGGTGGTGAAGCTGTAGGGCGAGGTGACCGCGAGGCCGATCGCGACCGGGCCGAACGGCATGGCGATCGCGCCCGACGGCAGCAGACCATTGTCGATCGGATTACGCGCGACCTGATCGCCGCCGACGGCCGCGAAGTTGGTCGGAACCTGGCACGACACGCCGGCCGGACGGCAGATCAGCGTACCGTTGTTGACGACCTTGCCGCGCGGCAGGATGCCCGAGGCGTTGATCGCGGCTTCGCCATTCTCCATGCCGGCGATCGACGCCGGGTTCCACCACAGTGACTGCGGACCGGTGTCGGCGACTTCGCCCGAGAAGGCACGGCCGGCGCCGCGCGCCGACTGTTCCTGCAGGTAGAAGGCCTGCGCGTGCGCGACGGTGGCGAAGCCGAACGAGCCGAGCACGGCGGTGGCGAGCAGGGAGGTCTTACGAAGGGTCATGGGGGTCTTCCTTAAGCGAACTGGGGGCAAACACGTCGGACGGACACGCTTTTAGCGGATGCGGGTCCAGGTCTGCGTTTTGCACAAGGGGACGAACACGCAGCCGCGGACCTTGAGCGTGTTGGCGTCGACCGGCGTCACCTTCGCCTTGTAGGTCTTGCCGTCGTCGGGATTGTAGATCTGGCCACCGGACCAGCCGTCGCGGTCGGCGGTGAAGCCGCTGATCAGCAGCAGGCCCTTGAGCGGACGGCTGCGCTGCGCGACGTTCTGGTTGTTGGCGTCCTTGAGGTCGGGCTGCTGGCGAAGCAGTTCGGAGGTCAGCAGACGGCCGCAGATCGACGCGCCGCAGCGCTGAATCTCGACGATGCCGTTCTTCGTCTCGGTCTTCCAGCGGCCGATCGCCGTATCGGCGGCGGGGGCAGGGGCCGCTGCGAGCAGGGCGCCGAGCAAAAGCAGGGACATGATGATTCTCCTCTCCGGGATGCACGCTAACAGCCGCATGCATCGAATAAGCCTTCCAAAAGCTTTCGCGCCGTATCCGTACGGTCGCGGTGTGTCGCCATCATTGCCGGTCGACGATGAACGATGACCTAATGGCTAACAGGATGCCGTATACGGCAACCTGCGGCCCGCCTAAACCGCTGGCGTCGGGTGTCAAGCGGGGGTTGCGTGGTGGTGGCAGGTTTTGGGGGACGTGCGGCGTGGGGGCCACGGACCTGATCGCTTGCTTGCGAGCATTGCCGCTGTCCGAGGCTGACGAGATGATGCTCGATCGGCATCCTCGTCAGGTTCGTCACCCCGGACTCGTTCCGGGGTCCACCGGTCAACGGGCGAACGGTGCTTGCTCTAGCCGTTCTCCTCGCCGCGGAGTGGACCCCGGAACAAGTCCGGGGTGACGGGGTGAATCCGGGAAGCCTTGGACCTGGTCGAACACCTTCGTGTGACTGTCCCGAGCAACCGGTAACGGGATCGGGATCAGTTCCGCAGTGGCTTACCCGTCGTCAGCATCTGCTGGACGCGTGCCTGCGTCCGCGGGTCCTTCACCGCGGCCATGAAGCCTTCGCGTTCCAGCGTGAGGAGGTCGTCCTCCTGCACGAGGTCGACCAGATCGGCGTCGCCGCCGGTCAGCACCATCGCCAGCCGGGCCGAGACGATCTCGTCATATTCGGTCGCCATCCCCTTCTTGCGGAAGCCGTCGACTACCCCGGCGATGCCGACACGGCCGCTCTCGCCGGGCAGGCGGAAGGTCGGCTTCTCCGGCGGCGCGTAGCCCTCGACCAGCGAGAGCGCCTTGGCCTTGGCGTCGGCGAGCAGCCGGTCGCGGTTCATCGTGATGCCGTCGCCCGGCCGCAGGAACATCATCTCCTTGGCGAGCGCCGCCGATTTGGAGACCTGCGCGGTCGAGATCGTCTCGAACGCCTTGGCGACCGCGGGCATCGGCCCGCGCGGCATCATCGGCGCCTTCGCCATACGGTCGAGCATCTCGCCGTTGCCGCCCCAGCCGGGCAGCAGGCCGACGCCGCATTCGACGAGGCCGACATAGGTCTCGGCATGCGCCTGCACCGCGTCCGAATGGAGCAGCACCTCGCAGCCGCCGCCCAGCGCCATGCCGGCGGGTGCCGACACGACGGGGAAGGGGGCGTATTTGAGCGCCTTGAGCGCCTGCTGGCCGCCGGCGATCAGCTTTTCGATCTCGCCCCACATGCCCGCGGCGACGGCGAACATCGCCATGCCGAGATTGGCGCCGGCCGAGAAGTTCGAGCCCTCGTTATAGATCACCAGCGCCTTGAACCGCGCCTCGACGATCGGGATCGCCTGCTGGATCAACGCCATGATCTCGCCGTCGAGCGCGTTCATCTTGGTGGTGAATTCGAGCGCGGCGACGCCGTCGCCGATATCCCAGAGCGCCGCGGAGGCGTTCCTGACGATCGGCTCGGCACCGAGCTTGATGTCCTCGAGCAGCACGACGCCCTCGCCGCGCACGACGTCCCGATACTCGCCGGCGAGGGTGAGGAACTGGCGCTTGCCGTCGACGACGCGGTAGAAGGGACGGTCGCCCGCAGTGTCGAGGATCGCGGGGACGCTGCGCCCCTCGTCGCGCAGCCGCGCGGCGAAGGTGCCGGCGCCGATCTTGTCGATCAGCTCGAACGGCCCGAACTTCCAATTGTAGCCGAGCTTCATCGCGTCATCGATGCCGACGATATCGTCGGCGGCCTCGCCGACCAGCATCGCCGCATAGGACAGCGTCTTGCCGAGGATCTCCCAGGCGTAATCGCCGACCTTGCCGGGTACGGCGATCAGCGCGGCGAGGTCCTTCTCGGCCTTGGGCGGCAGCGCGGCGGGCTTGACCCCCTCGCGATACTCGCCGGTGGCGAGATCGAGCGCGAGCTTGGTCCTGGTCGCCTTGTCGAAGCGGTAGAAGCCGCCCTTGCCCTTGCGGCCGGTGAAGCCGTCGGCGATCATCCGGTCGACCAGCGGCATCGGACGCACCGTGTCGAAATAGGGATCGCCCTGCGGCAGCGTCGAGGACAGGCTCTTCGACAGGAGCGGCATCAGGTCGACGCCGACG
Encoded proteins:
- the paoA gene encoding aldehyde dehydrogenase iron-sulfur subunit PaoA, whose product is MRQNDFQMSRRGVIAVGTVGVAATALPAEAATPQMQDRAPVPTVPVTLKVNGRTSKLDLDTRTTLLDALREHWKLTGTKKGCDHGQCGACTVLVDGRRINSCLTLAVMHDGDEITTIEGLGKPDDLHPMQAAFIKHDGYQCGYCTPGQICSAVAVLDEIKRGVPSHVQADIVGQPTASAVEMRERMSGNICRCGAYSNIIEAMSDVAGAKA
- a CDS encoding OmpP1/FadL family transporter → MTLRKTSLLATAVLGSFGFATVAHAQAFYLQEQSARGAGRAFSGEVADTGPQSLWWNPASIAGMENGEAAINASGILPRGKVVNNGTLICRPAGVSCQVPTNFAAVGGDQVARNPIDNGLLPSGAIAMPFGPVAIGLAVTSPYSFTTDYDSTSWTRYSATRTKLQTIDIQPSIAIALTDWLRVGGAANVEHVYASLGNNLPNLTTAADGRQKLEGDGWDLGWTAGMQMHNDWATVGVSYKSRIEHTLKGDLLVEGLVGPLATQNRTVNDVEASFYTPAQVIVGARIRATPQLTLNGQAVRYNWSKFDAIRLGAPLNTALPENYRDSYSLAGGVDYAVSPKLTLRAGVQRATTPTQDGLRDARVPDANRWNYGAGGTFQLTPKIGIDLAANYVDFSDTTIDRRTAAYAGTLVQTPVLTNGTLQDAHAVVLSAGAHIGF
- a CDS encoding DUF2147 domain-containing protein; amino-acid sequence: MSLLLLGALLAAAPAPAADTAIGRWKTETKNGIVEIQRCGASICGRLLTSELLRQQPDLKDANNQNVAQRSRPLKGLLLISGFTADRDGWSGGQIYNPDDGKTYKAKVTPVDANTLKVRGCVFVPLCKTQTWTRIR
- a CDS encoding 3-hydroxyacyl-CoA dehydrogenase/enoyl-CoA hydratase family protein, producing MADAIRKVCVIGAGVMGAGIAAQVANAGIPVLLLDIPAREGDDRDAVAKGAVARMLKTDPAPFMSTGAAKLVETGNIDDHLDRVAECDWIVEAIVERLDIKQSLYARLEALKRPGTAVSSNTSTIPLGHLVDGRSDQFKADFLITHFFNPPRYMRLIEIVRGEQTDVAVAEKVEAFVDRFMGKRIVRAKDTPGFIANRIGTYWLAVAINAAMDQGLTVEEADQIGGRPMGVPKTGIFGLVDLVGVDLMPLLSKSLSSTLPQGDPYFDTVRPMPLVDRMIADGFTGRKGKGGFYRFDKATRTKLALDLATGEYREGVKPAALPPKAEKDLAALIAVPGKVGDYAWEILGKTLSYAAMLVGEAADDIVGIDDAMKLGYNWKFGPFELIDKIGAGTFAARLRDEGRSVPAILDTAGDRPFYRVVDGKRQFLTLAGEYRDVVRGEGVVLLEDIKLGAEPIVRNASAALWDIGDGVAALEFTTKMNALDGEIMALIQQAIPIVEARFKALVIYNEGSNFSAGANLGMAMFAVAAGMWGEIEKLIAGGQQALKALKYAPFPVVSAPAGMALGGGCEVLLHSDAVQAHAETYVGLVECGVGLLPGWGGNGEMLDRMAKAPMMPRGPMPAVAKAFETISTAQVSKSAALAKEMMFLRPGDGITMNRDRLLADAKAKALSLVEGYAPPEKPTFRLPGESGRVGIAGVVDGFRKKGMATEYDEIVSARLAMVLTGGDADLVDLVQEDDLLTLEREGFMAAVKDPRTQARVQQMLTTGKPLRN